In Methanobrevibacter sp. TMH8, the sequence AATTAATAGAAAAATAAATAACAAAAAATTGAAAATAAAGGAAAAATAAGTTCTAAACAGCCAAAAATAGCTAAAAAAATATTATAATTTCATACAAAATAAAGATAAAGAATTTGAATCTGATTTTGATAAAATAATTAAAGGAAAAAGAATTGAAGAAGGAGAGAATATTAAAAGTCCAAATGTTTTTTTAATAATTTTCTCACTTATTCAATGTTTTAATAACATTACTAAACTGTTTATTAGTAATTTTATCAGTGCCTTCTATTTCTGCTTTATTGCCTAAAGTTCTTAAAATAGTCAAGCCTAATCTAAGATTATTTGTTTGAGTCACAATATCACAAACTCTTTCAATAATCTCATGATTTATAACACCATCAGCAAAACCTTCACAGCACCTATCTTTTAATATACCATATGTTTCAGTAGAATTGTAAGGAGGAAAGATTATTTCTTCAGGAATGAAAGTCGTTTTAACATCTGCATCAAACTTATATCTAAATTCTAGGCTAGTTAAAATAGGAAATACACCAATTCTAACCTCATGTACTTCATAAGCCCTTACAAGTTCATAAAACATTTGTTGACATTTTGCATCTTTTAAAAGATAATTGACATCATCAAAAGCTATCAATAATATCTTACCTTTATTTTTCAATTCTTTCATAATCTTATCAAATAATATAAGGGAACTACTACCTCGTGATGGAGCTTTTTTGTTAAAAATAGCTTCATGAATCATAGAATAAATTTTGAATCTATTGCTATAAACTTTACAATTAATATAAACTGGAATAACATTAGTATTTTCCATTTTAGCTATTTCAAAAACTCGTTTAATAGCTGTTGTTTTACCTGTTGCGAAGTCACCTAAAAGTACCGTGTGAATAGGACTATAACCTTTTAAAGCAGGTCTTATATTATTAGCTATTACATATAGTTGATTTTCTCTATATAGAAAGTTTTTAGGATGAACATGAATATCAAAAACATCCTGATCTTTAAAAATATGTGTTTCTTTGTTAAAAATTTGACTAATCTTATCATCTGAAAGCATAAAAGTATCACCCCTAAAAAATATTGAGTAGGTGATAAAAATTTATATAAAAATATATATTAATAAAATTTCCAAGAGCAATAGAAAAGTAATAATTAATATAAAAATATTGAAAAATATAAAATAATGAAAAATATAAAAAGTAAAAAAGATAAAATAGTGAAAAAAATGAAAAATTTTAATCCCATTCTTTTAATTTTTCTATTATGTGTTTAAGTGAATCCAATTATTTTATATATGTCTTCTAACACAATATTATATATCTATTTCCTACTTTTAGATATGTTTTTTTCTTAATATCTAAAAATCTTTTTTAAATTTGGGTTATTGATATTATTATGATTAAAATTATATATTAAAATTATATAATTCATATGAAAAAAGTGCGTGAAACTGTGATATTTAATACATATAAACCTTGGAAATTTGCTTTTTCACAAGAAACAGATGATTTAGAAGAAGCAAAAGAAAATAGTTGGGGAATAATTGGAGTACCATTTGATAGTACAAGTTCTTATGGACCAGGTTCTAGATTTGGACCAACGACGGTAAGAGAAGCGTCCTATAGTTTTGAAAAATATAATATAACCTTTAACAGAGATATTGATACTAATTTTTATGATTTTGGAAATACAAATGTTATATATGGAAATTGCAAAGAAACCTTATCTATTCTTGAAGAAACAATATTAGAGTTAGTAGCTAAAAACATCAAACCAATAGTTATTGGAGGGGAACATAGTATAAGTTTAGCTCCGATTAAAGCATTAACTAACAAGAATATTGGCAAATATAATATTGAAGATATAACTATAATCCATTTTGATGCACATATGGACATTATAAATGAGTATCAAGGTGAAAAATGTTCTCATGCTACTGTAATGAAAAGAATCCATGATTTAAATCCAAAAGAAATAATTGAAATTGGAATTCGCTCAGCTAGTAAAGAAGAAAAAGAATTTGTTGATTCTCAAAATAACATTTCTATTTTTACTTCAAAAAACATGATTGGAACAGATGAAGAATTCCAAGATAAAAAACTTCAAAATATAAAAGAAAAATTAAATTCTATAAATAATGATGATCCAGTTTATATTAGCATTGATATAGATGTTTTGGATCCTCTTTATGTTCCAGAAGTGGGAAACCCCATTCCAAATGGACTTTCACCAGGAGATATTGAATTATTTTTAGAAATTTTAGCTAAAAAAAATATAATTGGTTTTGATTTAGTAGAAGTAGCTACCAATAGACTTGGAGATCCTACTGCAGTAACAGCATCTAAAATAATCTATGACTTTTTATCTTTAGTTGATTAATTTAATTTAAAAAATAAATCAAAAACTAAAATTGAAATAAAAATAAACCAAAATTTGAAAATAAAATATAAATTTAAAAATAAAATATAAATTTGAAAATAAAATGTGAATTTAAATATAAATTTAAATATTATATTAAAAATAAATAATAAGGATAGAATATATTAAAATTTATATTATTAATACTACATTAGTTATGCATTTTATAAAATTAGGTGAACTTATGCGAATAGTAGCTGCTATTGGTGGATCAATTATAATAAAAGATTATGATTATAAGAAATTTCAGGAATATGCTGAAGTTTTAAAAAAATTAGCTGAAGAACACGAAATATTTGTAGTTGTTGGTGGTGGAAAGCCTGCAAGAGAATATATCCAAGTAGTTCGAGATCTTGATTGTGGTGAAGCTAAAT encodes:
- a CDS encoding AAA family ATPase, producing MLSDDKISQIFNKETHIFKDQDVFDIHVHPKNFLYRENQLYVIANNIRPALKGYSPIHTVLLGDFATGKTTAIKRVFEIAKMENTNVIPVYINCKVYSNRFKIYSMIHEAIFNKKAPSRGSSSLILFDKIMKELKNKGKILLIAFDDVNYLLKDAKCQQMFYELVRAYEVHEVRIGVFPILTSLEFRYKFDADVKTTFIPEEIIFPPYNSTETYGILKDRCCEGFADGVINHEIIERVCDIVTQTNNLRLGLTILRTLGNKAEIEGTDKITNKQFSNVIKTLNK
- the speB gene encoding agmatinase yields the protein MIFNTYKPWKFAFSQETDDLEEAKENSWGIIGVPFDSTSSYGPGSRFGPTTVREASYSFEKYNITFNRDIDTNFYDFGNTNVIYGNCKETLSILEETILELVAKNIKPIVIGGEHSISLAPIKALTNKNIGKYNIEDITIIHFDAHMDIINEYQGEKCSHATVMKRIHDLNPKEIIEIGIRSASKEEKEFVDSQNNISIFTSKNMIGTDEEFQDKKLQNIKEKLNSINNDDPVYISIDIDVLDPLYVPEVGNPIPNGLSPGDIELFLEILAKKNIIGFDLVEVATNRLGDPTAVTASKIIYDFLSLVD